A window from Puniceicoccaceae bacterium encodes these proteins:
- the ribH gene encoding 6,7-dimethyl-8-ribityllumazine synthase, translated as MSQHAPQFDFSQVDNRSLRVTLIASRFNEELVGGLLERTIAELKRLGVQSENLHIDRVPGSAELPYACQRRARQHNCDVLIALGVLIAGETQHHDIVSRTVSMGLQQVSLQDQIPVINGVISAETYQQAEDRTVGRIERGKEFAEAAVVMAHWK; from the coding sequence ATGAGTCAGCACGCTCCACAGTTTGATTTTTCCCAGGTCGACAATCGTTCCCTGCGCGTGACCCTCATTGCGTCCCGTTTCAACGAGGAACTGGTTGGAGGCTTGCTCGAGCGAACGATCGCGGAATTGAAGCGCTTGGGAGTCCAGTCCGAAAACCTGCACATTGACCGGGTGCCCGGATCTGCGGAGCTTCCCTATGCCTGCCAACGCCGCGCACGGCAGCACAACTGTGATGTGCTGATCGCTCTGGGAGTGCTTATCGCCGGGGAAACCCAGCACCATGACATTGTTTCGCGCACGGTATCCATGGGATTGCAACAGGTAAGCTTGCAGGATCAGATTCCGGTGATCAATGGAGTCATCTCCGCAGAAACCTATCAACAGGCCGAAGACCGAACCGTCGGGCGCATCGAGCGAGGCAAAGAGTTTGCCGAAGCCGCCGTAGTGATGGCTCATTGGAAATAA
- the ribB gene encoding 3,4-dihydroxy-2-butanone-4-phosphate synthase has protein sequence MESDFSQYFDSVEQAIADIADGKLVIVTDDEDRENEGDLIMAASKATPETINMMIRYCSGIVCVPMAEFQLKRLGLNPMVARNLDSFRTDFTVTVDAAEGITTGISAYDRTKTIRILADPQSTPEQLVQPGHVFPLRSRPGGVLERAGHTEAAVDLAILAGLHPSGVLCEVVNDDGSVARVKDLIPFKQQHGLKMISIAQLIEYRHQREKQVEKIAQDVVETEFGPFDLHVYRSKLNDRYHIVLSKGSLDERPTLVRVQSEHLISDIFGKQDTRRRQSLQRSMQRIAEVGHGVILYIEQPHGGMRVDRILPGVNLSRELGQPALSELRPARMDYKDYGIGAQILSDLGLKQIRLLAGRTRKVVALQGYGLEIVEQITLFEEESET, from the coding sequence ATGGAAAGCGACTTTTCCCAGTATTTTGACTCAGTCGAGCAAGCCATTGCAGATATCGCCGACGGGAAACTCGTCATTGTCACTGACGATGAAGACCGGGAAAACGAAGGAGACCTCATCATGGCTGCCTCAAAGGCGACTCCGGAGACCATCAACATGATGATCCGCTACTGCAGCGGTATCGTGTGTGTGCCGATGGCCGAGTTTCAGCTCAAGCGGCTTGGACTGAACCCCATGGTGGCGCGCAATCTGGATTCCTTTCGCACGGATTTCACGGTAACGGTGGATGCGGCAGAGGGAATCACCACGGGAATCAGTGCATACGACCGCACCAAAACCATTCGCATATTGGCGGATCCCCAATCCACCCCTGAGCAACTGGTGCAGCCCGGTCACGTGTTTCCACTGCGTTCGCGTCCTGGGGGTGTGCTGGAACGTGCTGGCCATACCGAAGCAGCTGTGGACCTTGCCATTCTGGCGGGGCTGCATCCCAGCGGAGTGCTCTGTGAGGTGGTCAACGACGATGGTTCGGTAGCGCGGGTCAAGGACCTGATCCCCTTTAAACAGCAGCATGGGTTGAAGATGATCTCGATTGCGCAATTGATCGAATACCGGCATCAACGCGAAAAACAGGTGGAAAAAATTGCGCAGGATGTGGTGGAAACCGAGTTCGGTCCCTTCGATCTGCATGTGTATCGCAGCAAGCTCAATGATCGCTATCACATTGTGCTGAGCAAGGGATCCCTGGATGAACGCCCCACCCTGGTCCGGGTACAGAGTGAGCACCTGATCTCAGATATTTTTGGCAAACAGGACACCCGTCGCAGGCAGAGTCTTCAGCGTTCCATGCAGCGCATTGCCGAGGTGGGTCACGGGGTCATTCTCTACATTGAGCAACCGCATGGTGGCATGCGGGTGGACCGCATTCTGCCCGGGGTGAACCTTTCCCGTGAACTCGGGCAACCCGCACTGTCCGAACTGCGTCCAGCCAGGATGGATTACAAGGACTACGGCATCGGGGCGCAAATCCTGTCCGACCTCGGGTTGAAGCAAATTCGTCTGTTGGCAGGCCGAACCCGCAAGGTTGTAGCCCTGCAGGGCTATGGTCTCGAGATTGTTGAGCAGATCACTCTTTTTGAGGAAGAAAGCGAAACCTGA
- the trkA gene encoding Trk system potassium transporter TrkA, whose amino-acid sequence MKAIVVGAGEVGFYLSEVLSAKGIHIVVIEASQSRVQHVDDELDVKVLQGNGASASMLERAGIHAADFVIAVTSDDMTNIVCCSLAKAMHPSTVTIARVHDATYADHSLINYQLHFGIDHLLNPEALCAVELAKEIRNPGRVAVENLARGRIEVQQLWVTRPSKYTGKPLKDTPLPKEVRVATVTKPDTPYQIATANVVLEVGDRVTLFGLPEQMVSVKAQLDPSSKIDQARVVLYGGSEIAIALVRLLNSPRFKIRILEKDPKLCMALAERFPHVTVIRGDATSRRLLEEEQVGSCDYFVACTKRDEDNIMTSVQASKLGAKHVQLVINKPDYEPILMGLSSTLGVELVVSPRLATANELTRVIDTGPVVEIATLADSSAKILEIKVSPDSKAIGRQIQELPRSDHSIFLAILHKYDARVPAATDTILPGDRVVVLTHETHQQAVIDLLS is encoded by the coding sequence ATGAAAGCGATCGTTGTAGGCGCAGGCGAGGTCGGATTCTACTTGTCAGAGGTATTGAGTGCAAAGGGAATCCATATTGTCGTTATTGAGGCCTCCCAGAGCAGGGTGCAGCATGTCGATGACGAACTCGACGTCAAAGTGCTTCAGGGCAACGGTGCATCGGCCTCAATGCTGGAACGAGCTGGCATCCACGCAGCCGATTTTGTAATCGCGGTCACCAGTGATGACATGACGAACATCGTGTGTTGTTCTCTGGCCAAAGCCATGCATCCATCGACCGTAACGATTGCCCGGGTACATGATGCGACCTACGCGGACCACTCCCTGATCAACTACCAGTTGCATTTTGGAATCGATCACCTGCTCAACCCGGAGGCACTCTGCGCCGTTGAACTCGCCAAAGAAATTCGCAACCCCGGCCGGGTTGCTGTGGAAAATCTCGCCCGTGGGCGCATTGAGGTGCAGCAGCTCTGGGTCACACGTCCGAGCAAATATACTGGAAAACCACTCAAGGACACCCCATTGCCCAAGGAGGTTCGGGTGGCAACCGTGACCAAGCCCGACACCCCTTACCAGATTGCCACCGCAAACGTGGTACTTGAGGTTGGCGACCGTGTAACGCTCTTTGGTCTGCCCGAACAAATGGTTTCTGTGAAAGCGCAGTTGGACCCATCGAGCAAGATTGATCAGGCGCGCGTGGTGCTCTACGGTGGAAGTGAGATCGCCATTGCACTGGTGCGATTGCTCAACAGTCCACGGTTCAAAATCCGGATTCTCGAAAAAGATCCCAAGCTTTGCATGGCACTCGCCGAGCGATTCCCCCATGTCACTGTCATTCGTGGGGATGCCACCTCCCGGCGCCTGCTGGAAGAGGAGCAGGTCGGAAGCTGCGACTATTTTGTCGCCTGTACCAAACGCGATGAAGACAACATCATGACCAGTGTGCAGGCTTCCAAGCTCGGTGCCAAGCATGTGCAGCTGGTCATCAACAAACCCGACTACGAACCCATCCTGATGGGGTTGAGTTCCACGCTCGGGGTTGAGTTGGTCGTCTCGCCTCGACTTGCAACCGCCAACGAACTCACACGTGTCATCGACACCGGCCCCGTTGTGGAAATCGCAACGCTGGCCGATTCCAGTGCAAAGATCCTCGAAATCAAGGTATCACCCGACAGCAAGGCGATCGGTCGACAGATTCAGGAATTGCCACGATCCGATCACTCCATTTTTCTCGCCATCCTGCACAAATATGATGCCAGGGTACCTGCGGCGACCGACACGATCCTTCCCGGTGACCGCGTGGTCGTGCTCACCCACGAAACCCACCAACAAGCCGTCATTGATCTGCTGTCCTGA
- a CDS encoding TrkH family potassium uptake protein, which yields MHFPILFRLLSSIIWVLTASFALCLTVALHFGHDLTAAVRGFGISIAISITLGTLLRVLGRGAHPRLFRKEALCLIGIGWLLASLLGALPYLLILPDCHPVDALFESVSGFTTTGATVMIDYEHLLPPSLLFWRSLSQWIGGLGVVVLFVAIVSNLGAGAKVLFSNESSGQSADIDDSSINQGAKRIMLYYLALSALCFASYWIAGLSWFDALCHMATTVSTGGFSTINAGVPGFENPALEWCMIVFMFWGGFSFLLVLKYLRNGWQAHKHGLEGRVYTLIVISATLLIMVLTPASPDSAGLQERLRDAAFQVITILTTTGYATENFALWNAPAKWILLLLMVIGGCSSSTAGGVKVIRVIAAFRIAAQSIEKTFRVHVVRPLRLNGRVLDDGARDALTCFLILTGLVLFAGILGFSLLEPDLDIETGLSAVFACQFNIGPGLGAVGPMETFAFLHAPTKLGLCLLMLLGRLEIYALLVLFSPSIWRKFS from the coding sequence ATGCACTTCCCGATCCTGTTTCGTCTGTTGAGTTCCATCATCTGGGTGCTCACTGCGTCCTTTGCACTCTGCCTGACAGTTGCCCTGCATTTCGGTCACGACCTCACGGCAGCAGTTCGCGGATTTGGGATCAGCATCGCGATCTCGATCACACTCGGAACGCTGTTGAGAGTCTTGGGGCGCGGTGCCCACCCGCGACTGTTTCGCAAGGAGGCGCTTTGCCTGATCGGAATTGGATGGTTGCTGGCCAGTCTGCTGGGTGCCTTGCCCTACCTTCTCATTTTACCGGACTGCCACCCGGTGGACGCGTTGTTCGAGTCGGTCTCGGGATTCACAACCACCGGAGCCACCGTCATGATTGACTACGAACATTTGTTGCCGCCGAGCCTGCTGTTCTGGCGATCACTGAGTCAGTGGATCGGTGGTCTGGGTGTTGTGGTCCTGTTTGTGGCCATCGTCTCAAATCTGGGCGCAGGCGCGAAAGTGCTTTTCAGCAACGAATCTTCCGGACAATCCGCAGACATTGACGACAGCAGTATTAACCAGGGAGCAAAACGCATCATGCTCTATTACCTGGCTTTGTCTGCCCTGTGTTTTGCATCCTACTGGATCGCGGGACTGTCGTGGTTTGACGCGCTATGCCACATGGCAACCACGGTCTCCACGGGTGGGTTCAGCACGATCAATGCGGGAGTGCCTGGATTTGAGAATCCTGCACTGGAATGGTGCATGATCGTATTCATGTTTTGGGGAGGTTTCAGTTTTTTGTTGGTGCTCAAGTATCTCCGCAACGGGTGGCAAGCGCACAAGCATGGATTGGAGGGGCGCGTCTACACCCTGATCGTGATTAGTGCCACCCTGCTGATCATGGTGCTCACTCCTGCCTCCCCGGATTCAGCGGGCCTGCAGGAACGGCTGCGCGATGCCGCCTTTCAGGTGATCACAATCCTCACGACCACTGGCTACGCTACGGAGAACTTTGCACTCTGGAATGCTCCGGCAAAGTGGATTCTGCTGCTGCTGATGGTGATCGGCGGGTGTTCCAGTTCCACCGCTGGCGGAGTCAAGGTGATCCGGGTGATTGCCGCATTTCGCATCGCCGCCCAAAGCATCGAAAAAACCTTCCGCGTCCATGTGGTACGACCGCTTCGACTGAATGGACGTGTGCTCGATGACGGGGCACGGGATGCCCTGACCTGTTTTCTGATCCTCACGGGACTTGTGTTATTCGCCGGAATCCTAGGGTTTTCCCTGCTTGAACCCGATCTGGATATTGAAACGGGACTCTCGGCCGTCTTTGCCTGTCAGTTCAATATCGGCCCCGGGCTGGGTGCAGTCGGTCCCATGGAAACGTTTGCGTTCCTGCATGCACCCACAAAGCTCGGGCTGTGCCTGCTGATGCTGTTGGGTCGTCTAGAAATCTACGCACTGCTGGTGCTGTTTTCCCCTTCAATCTGGCGGAAATTCAGTTGA
- a CDS encoding ATP-binding protein: MNTPHHRRKLLKRVAGSLLALCACTVLPVSGEGIQGFPIYTIYHYEDLGAELPGGYLYEDEHGQIILASEGHIERFDGRNWTNLSLHHQEHGDEVLRLAGSGNRFYCGIVGGWGRIRVSETGAYEIEPLMTREQMSEVAAVNFNQIRLLEDSVLFWGERGVVHYSPEFGNRIWNEIDDPLTVFTHESRLYVSSNTQGVHCIEGTRLRKLAGSEQYGGALALVDSVHFAEKTLLASRNGGLFRMQGEKMERVETSVDELLRRGISKLARLDDDYLAVVLPGVGLLILDNQLRAALWLDGSLDSNFASIRDLIYTSEGILWATTPVGLIKMMYPSALSVLDHRNGLKMLWPKAAFLDDQLVVYSAKQIFLAELQGATPMPSFRRLEVNGRHFFDDAAFVQDGMLLSSEQRLLHYVMDSGDVHPVMEGPIISKTIPCQSNPDLAIACSLDQFFLLHRSEEGWHYTGKSHPSIGFAAVYLESDRGEIWVEQGLGKASRIMLDPENLDFSVQAFDQVPEVGLRWVNVFEVDGEVYLKTHDQLAVFDPERAALRTVPFPEFLQFPFAGLISRPVEDANGDLWLPSESGLFVGRRDESGVLTPDFERFELIRDNNPTVVPMPDGGAFIQTRDRLIYHHPRVSSPPRSAGNPVLSMVRPMGGHPPVYSIYSGTSTRTDLTLPYARNSLLFEFFDNSFYYRKTPLFQTQLEGLTDSWSEPSADTRVVFNQIREGRYTFRVRSINAFGIVSPPAEISFVVLPPWYRTWWAYALVIVGAAALLTLIIVNLLRASERERKRLSTLVGQRTAELVRLNHELLDTAERAERASEAKSQFLANMSHEIRTPLNGIIGMADALRNARLGKAEREMVDIINQSGEFLIAIINDILDYSKIEADGVELVPAPTRIDQLLEEVLGVFSGWVREKSLSMLHGWDPSHPLYFQVDALRLKQILMNLVSNAVKFTQHGWIGVEVDVQAHEQPGWCWVTFTVDDSGVGIPESQRTNLFQPFQQLDTADNRNFGGTGLGLVICRRLAELMNGSITIEPKTSPGSRFCVRLPLEMVQEAQPVVSLSGLRIALVGHTVQQTCLIAKTLRGTGATVYETDDAASWIQDAPPVDWMCVIAPATYDFGDEVKWNEDQTLPARIWISHDLQTPLPRGMVRLPQPFRYDVLFSTLKAGNALPEPEDKPPHPPDPKTEKNASFKVLLVEDNLTNRRVAEILLGKLGIVFDGAENGEEALRCCEQTRYAVVLMDIQMPVMDGYEAAKRLRADPERYGNPQIIALTAGALKVDQENARAVGMDAFLAKPIRMEELRQAMLPFLRKDGE, encoded by the coding sequence ATGAACACCCCTCATCACCGACGGAAACTCCTGAAGCGAGTGGCAGGAAGCTTGCTCGCCCTGTGTGCTTGTACGGTGCTTCCGGTGAGCGGAGAGGGTATCCAGGGCTTTCCCATTTACACGATATACCACTACGAGGATCTGGGGGCGGAACTACCAGGAGGGTATTTATACGAGGACGAGCACGGGCAGATTATTCTAGCCTCTGAAGGTCACATCGAGCGTTTTGATGGACGGAACTGGACAAACCTTTCCCTGCACCATCAGGAACATGGAGATGAAGTGTTGCGCCTGGCAGGCAGCGGTAATCGATTCTACTGTGGCATTGTCGGAGGATGGGGACGCATTCGGGTGTCTGAAACGGGTGCATACGAAATTGAACCCTTGATGACCCGGGAGCAGATGTCCGAGGTCGCGGCTGTCAATTTTAACCAGATCCGCTTGCTGGAAGACAGTGTCCTGTTTTGGGGAGAGCGTGGCGTGGTTCACTACTCTCCCGAATTTGGAAATCGCATCTGGAACGAAATCGATGACCCGCTTACGGTATTCACCCATGAGTCGCGCCTGTATGTGAGTTCGAATACGCAGGGTGTGCATTGCATCGAAGGCACCCGGTTGCGCAAACTTGCAGGGAGTGAACAGTATGGCGGGGCCCTTGCACTGGTAGACAGTGTGCATTTTGCGGAAAAAACCCTGCTGGCCAGCCGCAATGGTGGACTGTTTCGCATGCAGGGTGAGAAAATGGAGCGAGTCGAGACCTCGGTGGACGAACTCTTGCGACGCGGCATCAGCAAATTGGCGCGACTGGATGATGATTACCTTGCAGTCGTGCTGCCGGGAGTGGGACTGTTGATCCTCGACAATCAGCTCCGGGCTGCACTTTGGCTTGATGGCAGCCTTGACTCCAATTTCGCAAGCATCCGTGATTTGATTTATACCTCGGAGGGAATCCTGTGGGCAACGACTCCGGTCGGACTGATCAAGATGATGTACCCTTCGGCGCTTTCAGTGCTCGATCACCGCAATGGGTTGAAAATGCTGTGGCCGAAAGCTGCCTTTCTCGATGATCAGTTGGTGGTCTATTCGGCAAAGCAGATTTTTCTGGCGGAACTGCAGGGGGCGACGCCCATGCCCTCCTTCCGTCGACTGGAGGTCAATGGCAGGCATTTTTTTGATGATGCGGCCTTTGTGCAGGATGGAATGTTGCTATCAAGCGAACAGCGACTGCTGCACTATGTCATGGATTCTGGAGACGTGCATCCGGTAATGGAAGGACCAATCATCTCGAAAACGATTCCATGCCAGTCAAATCCGGATCTGGCCATCGCGTGCTCACTGGACCAATTCTTCCTGCTGCATCGATCCGAAGAAGGATGGCACTATACCGGGAAATCACATCCATCGATCGGGTTTGCTGCGGTGTATCTGGAATCGGATCGAGGTGAAATATGGGTTGAGCAAGGCCTGGGTAAAGCGAGTCGAATCATGCTCGACCCTGAAAACCTTGATTTTTCAGTTCAAGCGTTCGACCAAGTACCGGAAGTGGGGCTGCGATGGGTCAATGTTTTTGAAGTGGATGGAGAGGTTTACCTGAAAACGCACGACCAACTGGCGGTTTTTGATCCTGAACGCGCAGCCCTTCGCACCGTTCCGTTTCCAGAATTCCTGCAGTTTCCATTTGCCGGACTGATTTCCCGACCGGTTGAGGATGCCAATGGTGATCTGTGGTTACCCAGTGAAAGCGGACTCTTTGTGGGTCGTCGGGATGAATCTGGAGTCCTGACTCCCGATTTTGAGCGTTTTGAACTGATCCGGGACAACAACCCAACGGTGGTTCCAATGCCGGATGGGGGTGCCTTCATCCAAACCCGTGATCGTCTGATCTATCACCACCCCCGAGTGAGTTCCCCGCCGCGCAGCGCGGGAAACCCGGTGCTTTCGATGGTGCGACCCATGGGCGGACATCCACCCGTTTATTCCATCTACAGTGGAACTTCGACGCGAACCGACCTAACCTTGCCTTATGCCCGGAACAGCCTGCTATTCGAGTTTTTTGACAACAGTTTTTATTATCGCAAGACTCCGCTGTTTCAAACCCAGCTCGAAGGGTTAACGGACAGCTGGTCAGAACCCAGCGCGGATACCCGGGTTGTCTTTAATCAGATTCGCGAAGGTCGTTACACCTTCCGGGTGCGCTCTATCAATGCCTTTGGAATTGTGAGTCCACCCGCAGAAATCAGCTTTGTGGTCCTGCCACCCTGGTATCGAACCTGGTGGGCCTACGCATTGGTAATCGTGGGTGCTGCTGCACTGTTGACCTTGATAATTGTGAATCTGCTGCGCGCATCGGAACGGGAACGCAAGCGCCTCTCAACCCTGGTGGGTCAGCGAACTGCTGAGCTGGTGAGGTTGAATCACGAGCTTCTGGATACTGCCGAGCGTGCGGAGCGGGCGAGCGAGGCCAAGAGCCAATTTCTTGCCAACATGAGCCATGAAATCCGCACACCGCTCAATGGCATCATCGGCATGGCGGATGCGCTTCGCAATGCTCGTCTGGGCAAGGCGGAGCGCGAGATGGTGGATATCATCAATCAAAGTGGAGAATTCCTTATCGCGATCATTAACGACATTCTCGATTATTCCAAAATCGAGGCGGATGGTGTCGAACTGGTGCCTGCTCCCACCCGGATTGATCAGTTGCTCGAAGAAGTACTCGGAGTCTTTTCGGGGTGGGTGAGGGAAAAATCACTTTCCATGCTGCACGGTTGGGATCCATCCCACCCCCTGTATTTTCAGGTGGATGCCCTGCGGCTGAAGCAGATTTTGATGAACTTGGTGTCGAATGCGGTCAAGTTTACCCAACACGGATGGATTGGGGTGGAAGTGGACGTGCAGGCACATGAACAACCCGGCTGGTGCTGGGTCACATTTACGGTGGATGATTCCGGTGTAGGCATTCCGGAATCGCAGCGGACAAACCTGTTTCAACCCTTCCAGCAACTGGACACCGCCGACAACCGTAACTTCGGAGGCACGGGCTTGGGACTGGTGATCTGCCGCAGGCTCGCAGAGCTGATGAACGGCTCAATTACAATTGAACCCAAAACGAGTCCAGGATCCCGTTTCTGTGTGCGACTGCCGCTTGAGATGGTGCAAGAAGCTCAGCCAGTTGTCAGTTTGTCTGGTCTTCGAATCGCGCTCGTGGGTCACACCGTGCAGCAAACCTGCCTGATCGCAAAGACGTTGAGAGGTACAGGCGCAACGGTGTACGAAACCGACGACGCTGCCAGCTGGATACAGGACGCTCCACCAGTGGACTGGATGTGTGTGATTGCACCCGCAACCTACGATTTTGGGGATGAAGTCAAGTGGAACGAGGACCAAACCCTTCCCGCTCGGATCTGGATCTCCCATGACTTGCAGACCCCGCTTCCACGCGGCATGGTGCGGTTGCCACAACCCTTTCGATATGATGTGCTGTTTTCTACCCTCAAAGCGGGCAACGCATTGCCCGAACCTGAAGACAAGCCACCCCATCCTCCCGACCCGAAAACAGAGAAGAATGCTTCCTTCAAGGTATTACTGGTGGAGGACAACCTGACAAACCGAAGGGTAGCCGAGATTTTGCTGGGCAAACTGGGAATCGTGTTTGACGGTGCGGAGAATGGAGAAGAAGCGCTGCGTTGCTGTGAGCAGACGCGCTATGCTGTTGTGCTTATGGACATCCAGATGCCCGTCATGGACGGGTATGAGGCTGCGAAGCGCTTGCGCGCCGACCCCGAGCGATATGGCAATCCGCAGATCATCGCACTGACTGCTGGCGCGCTCAAGGTGGATCAGGAAAATGCCCGTGCAGTGGGCATGGACGCCTTCCTCGCAAAGCCAATTCGCATGGAAGAACTGCGACAGGCGATGCTTCCTTTTCTCAGAAAAGATGGAGAGTGA
- a CDS encoding ferredoxin, producing the protein MAEKEAKFSDNVPGKFYVDENCIDCDLCREIAPAFFTRNDDEGHSYVHVQPTTEEDFELCREALNDCPVEAIGDDGQ; encoded by the coding sequence ATGGCTGAAAAAGAAGCAAAGTTTTCCGACAACGTTCCGGGCAAATTTTATGTCGATGAGAACTGCATCGACTGCGATCTGTGTCGAGAGATCGCCCCGGCGTTTTTCACGCGCAACGATGACGAAGGGCACTCCTATGTGCACGTACAGCCCACCACCGAGGAGGATTTTGAACTCTGTAGAGAGGCCCTCAATGATTGCCCGGTGGAAGCCATCGGCGACGACGGACAATAA
- the mutL gene encoding DNA mismatch repair endonuclease MutL, with product MPAIRILPDQVANRIAAGEVIERPVAVVKELVDNSIDADADRIKVQFKQGGKSYILVEDNGGGMSPDDALLSLERHATSKILSSDDLFNIRTLGFRGEAIPSIASVSRFLMRTRPASQLEGTEILVNGGKLIHRRDVGMPPGTRTEVTHLFNSIPARRKFLKTDNTEASHIIQWVRLIAVAHPGIAFRLLSGERTLLSVPIHEQPIERILALWGRELESQLLPIEFESSGLFASGFIGRAGVSRPSRQDIVTIVNGRPVESRTLGFAFTEAFHTHIPRGRYPLVFLQLTIDPAMVDVNIHPSKKEIKFKNESRLRSLVIQEVWKVLRSGSDPMQAKPEARTAPESSPLDPKPSNTDARNPGSALSPQSPAPMPMRQHESSPSGSTRSVARPLPTPSAPVPPPRHPSSPTAHAPASQQPLSLEREWRFIGDYHRSYSLFERPGGLSLLHNSRALRRIGYERVLQDLQSDASTVQHEILPTTLELEAFHSSRLKEWMPMLAQCGLLVEEFGRNFFRIVAVPAQLDGSEARSLIEQWLHQDPDASPDLAGFRAGIALLCGAKYRNQLELPLAREASMEVLRQLLQCEQPMVDPEGNAIIVHLPHRMFEGGTSVLGGGHPD from the coding sequence ATGCCAGCCATTCGCATCCTGCCCGATCAAGTTGCCAACCGCATTGCTGCGGGAGAGGTGATCGAACGACCTGTTGCCGTGGTCAAGGAACTGGTTGACAACAGCATCGATGCGGACGCCGACCGCATCAAGGTTCAGTTTAAACAAGGGGGTAAATCCTACATCCTGGTCGAGGATAATGGTGGGGGCATGTCACCCGATGACGCCTTGCTCAGCCTCGAACGCCATGCCACGAGCAAGATATTGAGCAGCGATGATCTGTTCAACATCCGCACGCTTGGGTTTCGGGGTGAGGCGATTCCGTCCATTGCGAGTGTTTCGCGGTTTCTGATGCGCACCCGCCCCGCTTCCCAACTCGAAGGCACAGAAATTCTCGTCAATGGAGGCAAACTGATCCACCGACGCGATGTCGGAATGCCTCCCGGCACGCGCACCGAAGTAACGCACTTGTTCAACTCCATTCCGGCGCGGCGAAAATTTCTCAAGACAGACAATACCGAAGCCTCCCACATCATCCAGTGGGTGCGGCTGATCGCGGTGGCGCATCCCGGTATCGCCTTTCGCCTGCTCTCTGGCGAGCGCACCCTTCTGTCCGTTCCAATCCACGAACAACCGATCGAGCGCATCCTCGCGCTCTGGGGACGGGAGCTGGAATCCCAACTGCTGCCAATTGAATTTGAGTCGAGCGGACTTTTCGCAAGCGGTTTCATCGGTCGTGCCGGAGTATCCCGTCCGTCCCGCCAGGACATTGTGACCATTGTAAACGGCAGACCCGTGGAAAGCCGTACCCTTGGTTTCGCCTTTACCGAAGCCTTTCACACACACATTCCTCGCGGTCGCTATCCTCTCGTTTTTCTGCAGCTGACCATCGACCCGGCCATGGTCGACGTGAACATTCACCCGTCCAAAAAGGAGATCAAATTCAAAAACGAGAGCCGCCTTCGTTCGCTTGTCATCCAGGAAGTCTGGAAGGTTTTGCGAAGCGGTTCAGACCCCATGCAGGCAAAACCCGAAGCTCGTACTGCACCGGAAAGCTCCCCTCTCGATCCCAAACCAAGCAACACGGATGCCCGCAATCCCGGCTCCGCGCTTTCACCGCAAAGCCCGGCACCGATGCCCATGCGGCAGCACGAGTCTTCACCCTCAGGGAGCACGCGTTCGGTTGCTCGTCCCCTTCCCACACCCTCTGCTCCGGTGCCGCCTCCCCGTCACCCATCTTCACCAACTGCACATGCTCCTGCCTCACAACAGCCGCTTTCCCTTGAACGGGAGTGGCGCTTCATCGGGGACTACCACCGCTCCTACAGTCTTTTTGAACGCCCCGGGGGCCTCTCCCTGCTGCACAATAGCCGGGCCCTGCGTCGCATCGGTTACGAACGGGTACTGCAAGATTTGCAGAGCGATGCGTCAACCGTGCAGCACGAGATCCTTCCGACCACTCTCGAACTCGAGGCCTTTCACTCCAGCCGTCTCAAGGAGTGGATGCCCATGCTCGCCCAGTGTGGACTGCTGGTTGAGGAATTTGGACGCAATTTTTTCCGCATTGTTGCGGTTCCTGCACAATTGGACGGGAGCGAGGCACGGAGTCTGATCGAGCAATGGCTGCACCAGGATCCTGATGCCTCACCCGATTTGGCCGGATTTCGCGCAGGAATCGCACTGCTCTGCGGAGCCAAGTACCGCAATCAGCTCGAGTTGCCACTCGCGCGTGAAGCTTCGATGGAGGTGCTTCGCCAGCTGCTCCAGTGTGAGCAGCCCATGGTCGATCCTGAGGGCAATGCCATTATCGTACACCTCCCCCATCGCATGTTCGAGGGTGGCACGTCAGTGTTGGGTGGAGGTCACCCAGACTGA
- a CDS encoding PspC domain-containing protein: protein MSLQSNPSRTTNRGLYRSRNGWIFGVARGLADASGFPVWFVRIAFIFFALFTQVVPTVIVYIVLAIVMRQEPVLEFSSEEEREFYNTYGNSRRPALERMRSILEKLDKRVQRLENAVTDPEKDWDRRFRNL from the coding sequence ATGAGTTTACAATCCAACCCATCACGCACAACCAATCGAGGACTCTACCGCTCTCGCAACGGATGGATCTTCGGGGTCGCACGTGGCCTTGCTGATGCATCTGGCTTTCCCGTCTGGTTCGTGCGCATTGCCTTCATCTTTTTTGCGCTGTTCACACAAGTGGTGCCGACAGTCATTGTTTACATCGTGCTCGCGATTGTGATGCGTCAGGAGCCTGTGCTCGAATTCAGTTCCGAAGAGGAGCGGGAGTTTTACAACACCTACGGGAACAGTCGCCGACCCGCTCTGGAGCGGATGCGCAGCATTCTCGAAAAACTCGACAAACGAGTGCAACGTCTGGAAAATGCGGTAACTGATCCTGAAAAAGACTGGGATCGTCGGTTTCGCAACCTGTGA